One genomic window of Elaeis guineensis isolate ETL-2024a chromosome 2, EG11, whole genome shotgun sequence includes the following:
- the LOC105044820 gene encoding COP1-interacting protein 7: MDPNAPLAYALFQLTPTRTRCDLVVFSVAGGGGEKIASGLLEPFLSHLRCARDEIPKGGYSITLRPHSTPPPAWFTKATLERFVRFVSTPEILERVVTIEKEILQIEDSIHLGEAPNLTGTDLTDQGNITLADSNKKKPAIPSELKVESHGHDAAQRENSKLCLQRSLETRQVVLLKEQGMAYARACVAGFELGHIEDLVSFADAFGASRLRSACLEFKELCKKKEKDKLWMDELAAMEAISRPAVSHLYTMPVGHVAAYQVEPNSTLDEASADTTNTSACSNTNKDDNMHEPSQEKLQSVNDNIFHGIPQAPIGLANDLPQYMYSFQGPVAQQMSPYQGYAFSGMQFSYPYYLGNLQNMQWPPCTEESDHGTMKNEDRHRRSNKPPHMKEKYSNGKANKSKQTTLGLQDGYSDQISSGSGSESIDELDHDMSPDRETLETGVTKKQRPKNKSSRTVVIRNINYISSKGKDGGSYGSSDESLVKDDFLDGDFLKDKVKNVVDSIQKHRKSSRHRNKERCHVMNSSKADYGENSSEAKVCDVEKSDESWQAFQNILMKEEEFDYNKMEHRTRGTVEVGDEYIIIKDPELTEQSVHSHPLDVEIENGTKHQPVATDSIIITKRDSNIADGRQMENFECDENYCRGLQRTQGVNEDVLYMQSTKPEGNVQDTPSNYMNEPFVLRNQRGEDWFVVSRSDRLTEAQLSTEHTLYEDDQAQAIHDDHKNSMETNEKKPLIDESFMVPTRSIINEQHISQWETDTSIISGITLVDATCHTDNMDHSKERVRSLHDCEPDDLQIVLERNPGIETVHWIPEIDYTAEITCAQVNEQNSGAETNSCTDNIVPPNCKESTRSGDIEKKSLHKNGGIEKKLLDKGSKVKVVRGSLGNGESNVFSSNRRPPTISKAAPQKSKIEKEEENRKRIEALLLERQKRITQRSASKTTNSTASKDSKTESKSTTGSLKHDGRISHSASQVKNKPKLHKLDIANTAKEKHMNGKNIKISEIVESTPLPPRFVNSEASYSRKKRVSNGSSATSKPIRKLLFEQAN, translated from the exons ATGGATCCGAACGCTCCTCTCGCGTACGCTCTCTTCCAGCTGACCCCTACCCGGACTAG GTGCGACCTAGTGGTCTTTTCGGTCGCGGGGGGTGGCGGTGAGAAGATAGCATCGGGGCTGCTGGAGCCATTCCTCTCCCATTTGCGATGCGCCAGAGATGAGATCCCCAAGGGCGGCTACTCCATCACCCTCCGCCCCCACTCCACGCCGCCGCCCGCCTGGTTCACCAAGGCCACCCTCGAGAG GTTTGTTCGGTTCGTTAGCACTCCTGAGATCCTGGAGCGGGTGGTGACGATAGAAAAGGAGATCCTACAGATTGAGGATTCCATTCACTTGGGAGAG GCACCTAACCTCACTGGAACGGATCTAACAGATCAAG GCAACATAACTCTTGCAGACAGCAACAAAAAGAAGCCAGCGATTCCTTCTGAG TTGAAAGTTGAATCTCATGGTCATGACGCTGCACAGAGAGAAAACTCCAA GTTATGCCTTCAAAGAAGTTTAGAAACTCGACAAGTGGTTCTGTTGAAAGAGCAAGGCATGGCATATGCTAGAGCCTGTGTTGCTGGCTTTGAACTAGGTCACATTGAGGATCTTGTGTCATTTGCTGATGCTTTTGGAGCTTCTCGTTTGAG GAGCGCATGCTTGGAATTCAAAGAATTGtgtaagaaaaaggagaaagataaGCTTTGGATGGATGAATTAGCAGCAATGGAAGCAATTTCCAGACCAGCAGTATCACATTTATATACCATGCCAGTGGGTCATGTGGCTGCTTATCAAGTTGAGCCAAATAGCACTCTTGATGAAGCGTCAGCTGATACAACAAATACTTCCGCATGCTCAAATACAAACAAAG ATGACAACATGCATGAGCCAAGTCAGGAGAAATTGCAGTCTGTAAATGATAATATATTCCATGGTATACCTCAAGCTCCAATTGGTTTGGCAAATGATCTGCCTCAGTACATGTACAGTTTTCAAGGTCCCGTTGCACAGCAAATGTCTCCATACCAAGGATATGCTTTTTCTGGTATGCAATTCAGCTATCCATATTATCTAGGAAATCTTCAAAATATGCAGTGGCCTCCATGTACGGAAGAGTCCGATCATGGTACCATGAAGAATGAGGATCGTCATCGAAGGAGCAACAAGCCTCCACACATGAAAGAAAAATACTCAAATGGAAAAGCAAACAAAAGCAAGCAAACTACTTTGGGGCTGCAAGATGGGTACTCTGACCAGATTTCCTCTGGTTCCGGTAGTGAATCAATTGATGAATTGGATCATGACATGTCACCTGACAGGGAGACTCTGGAAACAGGAGTAACTAAGAAACAGAGGCCCAAAAACAAGAGCTCAAGAACAGTTGTCATTCGCAATATTAATTACATTTCTTCGAAAGGAAAAGATGGTGGCAGCTATGGTTCCTCTGATGAATCATTAGTTAAAGATGATTTCTTGGATGGTGATTTCCTAAAAGACAAGGTAAAAAATGTTGTTGACTCTATACAGAAGCACCGTAAGTCCAGTCGGCATCGAAACAAGGAAAGATGTCATGTTATGAATTCCAGCAAAGCAGATTATGGAGAGAATAGCTCAGAAGCAAAAGTTTGTGATGTTGAAAAAAGTGATGAAAGTTGGCAAGCTTTTCAGAATATTTTAATGAAAGAAGAGGAGTTTGATTATAATAAAATGGAACATAGAACCAGAGGCACAGTAGAAGTTGGGGatgagtacatcatcattaaagacCCTGAATTGACAGAGCAATCTGTTCATAGCCATCCACTTGATGTGGAAATTGAGAATGGAACAAAACACCAGCCAGTTGCAACTGATTCAATCATAATAACTAAGAGGGATTCTAATATTGCAGATGGGAGACAGATGGAAAATTTTGAGTGTGATGAAAATTACTGCAGAGGCTTACAAAGAACCCAGGGTGTCAATGAGGACGTCTTATACATGCAGAGCACAAAACCAGAGGGTAACGTCCAAGATACTCCATCTAATTATATGAATGAACCATTTGTACTCAGAAATCAGAGAGGCGAAGATTGGTTTGTTGTCAGCAGATCTGATAGATTGACAGAAGCACAGTTATCCACAGAGCACACTTTATACGAAGATGACCAGGCTCAAGCAATACATGATGACCATAAGAATAGCATGGAGACAAATGAGAAAAAACCTCTCATTGATGAGTCTTTCATGGTTCCTACCAGGTCAATCATAAATGAGCAACATATTTCTCAGTGGGAAACAGATACGAGCATCATTTCTGGCATTACACTGGTTGATGCCACATGTCACACTGACAACATGGATCATTCCAAAGAAAGGGTTAGAAGTTTACATGATTGTGAGCCTGATGATCTCCAGATAGTGCTAGAACGGAATCCGGGAATTGAAACTGTACACTGGATTCCTGAAATAGATTACACCGCAGAGATTACATGTGCCCAGGTCAATGAACAGAACTCTGGTGCTGAAACAAATAGTTGTACTGATAATATTGTGCCACCTAACTGTAAGGAGAGCACAAGGAGTGGTGATATCGAAAAAAAATCCCTACATAAGAATGGTGGCATCGAAAAAAAACTCCTAGATAAAGGTTCAAAAGTTAAAGTTGTACGTGGATCTCTTGGTAACGGTGAATCTAATGTTTTCTCAAGTAATAGGAGACCACCTACCATAAGCAAAGCAGCACCTCAAAAGAGCAAAATAGAGAAG gaagaagaaaataggaaaaGAATTGAGGCATTGTTGCTCGAGCGTCAGAAGAGAATTACTCAGAGAAGTGCAAGTAAAACTACCAATTCAACAGCATCTAAAGATAGCAAAACAGAAAGTAAATCCACAACAGGTTCTTTAAAGCATGATGGAAGAATATCTCACTCGGCAAGTCAAGTAAAGAATAAGCCAAAGCTGCATAAATTAGACATCGCAAATACAGCCAAGGAAAAGCATATGAATGGGAAGAACATAAAAATTTCGGAGATAGTAGAGTCAACACCGCTGCCTCCAAGATTTGTGAATTCTGAGGCGTCATACTCAAGGAAGAAAAGGGTCAGCAATGGAAGCTCTGCGACGTCAAAACCAATCAGGAAACTACTATTTGAACAAGCAAACTAG
- the LOC105044829 gene encoding phosphoethanolamine N-methyltransferase isoform X2 yields the protein MAAVSGEEERMVQKSYWMEHSKDLTVAAMMLDSRATNLDKEERPEVLSLLPPYKGKSVLELGAGIGRFTGELAKEAGHVLALDFIENVIKKNESINGHFTNTSFMCADVTSPDLLIEEESVDLIFSNWLLMYLSDNEVERLAERMVKWLKVGGYIFFRESCFHQSGDSKRKTNPTHYREPRFYTKVFKECHTFNGVGNSFELSLITFKCIRAYVRNKKNQNQICWLWQKVRSTDDRGFQRFLDNVQYKSSGILRYERVFGEGFVSTGGIETTKEFVAKLALNPGQKVLDVGCGIGGGDFYMAENLDVDVVGIDLSINMISFALERAIGRKCSIEFEVADCTKKTYPDNTFDVIYSRDTILHIQDKPMLFRSFFKWLKPGGKILITDYCKSSGTPSEAFAEYIKQRGYDLHDVEAYGQMLKDAGFYEAVAEDRTDQFLEVLQRELDAVEKDKDAFVQEFSKEDYDEIVSGWKAKLKRSSFGEQRWGLFMAKKK from the exons ATGGCTGCCGTCAGTG GAGAGGAGGAGCGCATGGTCCAGAAGAGCTACTGGATGGAGCACTCCAAGGACCTTACCGTGGCGGCCATGATGCTGGACTCCCGTGCCACCAATCTCGACAAGGAAGAGAGGCCCGAG GTTCTCTCTTTACTTCCGCCATATAAAGGAAAATCAGTTTTGGAGCTTGGGGCTGGTATTGGTCGCTTTACTGGTGAGCTGGCAAAAGAAGCCGGTCATGTTCTGGCTTTGGATTTCATCGAAAATGTGATTAAAAAG AATGAGAGCATCAATGGGCATTTTACAAACACAAGCTTTATGTGTGCCGATGTAACATCTCCAGACTTGCTGATTGAAGAAGAATCTGTGGACTTGATATTCTCAAACTGGTTACTGATGTATCTGTCAGATAATGAG GTGGAAAGGCTGGCAGAAAGGATGGTGAAATGGTTAAAGGTTGGTGGATATATTTTCTTCAGAGAATCTTGTTTCCACCAGTCGGGAGACTCTAAGAGGAAAACCAACCCAACACATTACCGGGAACCAAGGTTCTATACTAAG GTTTTTAAAGAGTGCCACACCTTCAATGGCGTAGGAAATTCCTTTGAACTCTCTCTCATTACTTTCAAGTGCATTAGGGCTTATGTAAGGaacaagaaaaatcaaaatcaa ATCTGTTGGTTATGGCAAAAGGTCAGATCCACTGATGACAGGGGATTCCAGCGCTTCTTGGATAATGTGCAGTACAAGAGCAGTGGAATTTTACGATATGAGCGTGTCTTTGGAGAAGGTTTTGTAAGCACTGGAGGAATcg AGACTACGAAGGAATTTGTGGCAAAGCTGGCACTTAATCCTGGACAGAAAGTCCTTGATGTGGGATGTGGCATTGGGGGAGGCGACTTTTATATGGCTGAGAACTTGGATGTGGATGTGGTTGGGATTGATCTTTCAATAAATATGATCTCCTTTGCTCTTGAACGTGCCATTGGGCGCAAGTGCTCAATTGAGTTTGAGGTTGCTGACTGCACCAAGAAAACTTATCCAGATAATACATTTGATGTGATCTACAGCCGCGACACTATCCTTCACATACAA GACAAACCTATGTTGTTCAGAAGTTTCTTTAAGTGGTTAAAACCAGGAGGAAAGATTCTTATTACTGATTACTGCAAGAGTTCTGGGACACCATCAGAGGCATTTGCGGAGTATATCAAGCAAAGAGGATATGATCTTCATGATGTAGAGGCTTATGGCCAG ATGCTTAAAGATGCTGGTTTTTACGAGGCTGTTGCAGAAGATCGAACAGATCAG TTTCTAGAAGTTCTTCAGAGGGAATTGGATGCTGTTGAGAAGGATAAGGATGCTTTCGTGCAAGAATTTTCAAAG GAAGACTACGATGAAATTGTTAGTGGTTGGAAAGCAAAGCTGAAGAGAAGTTCGTTTGGTGAGCAGAGGTGGGGCCTGTTCATGGCTAAAAAGAAATGA
- the LOC105044829 gene encoding phosphoethanolamine N-methyltransferase isoform X1 — protein MAAVSGAGEEERMVQKSYWMEHSKDLTVAAMMLDSRATNLDKEERPEVLSLLPPYKGKSVLELGAGIGRFTGELAKEAGHVLALDFIENVIKKNESINGHFTNTSFMCADVTSPDLLIEEESVDLIFSNWLLMYLSDNEVERLAERMVKWLKVGGYIFFRESCFHQSGDSKRKTNPTHYREPRFYTKVFKECHTFNGVGNSFELSLITFKCIRAYVRNKKNQNQICWLWQKVRSTDDRGFQRFLDNVQYKSSGILRYERVFGEGFVSTGGIETTKEFVAKLALNPGQKVLDVGCGIGGGDFYMAENLDVDVVGIDLSINMISFALERAIGRKCSIEFEVADCTKKTYPDNTFDVIYSRDTILHIQDKPMLFRSFFKWLKPGGKILITDYCKSSGTPSEAFAEYIKQRGYDLHDVEAYGQMLKDAGFYEAVAEDRTDQFLEVLQRELDAVEKDKDAFVQEFSKEDYDEIVSGWKAKLKRSSFGEQRWGLFMAKKK, from the exons ATGGCTGCCGTCAGTG GAGCAGGAGAGGAGGAGCGCATGGTCCAGAAGAGCTACTGGATGGAGCACTCCAAGGACCTTACCGTGGCGGCCATGATGCTGGACTCCCGTGCCACCAATCTCGACAAGGAAGAGAGGCCCGAG GTTCTCTCTTTACTTCCGCCATATAAAGGAAAATCAGTTTTGGAGCTTGGGGCTGGTATTGGTCGCTTTACTGGTGAGCTGGCAAAAGAAGCCGGTCATGTTCTGGCTTTGGATTTCATCGAAAATGTGATTAAAAAG AATGAGAGCATCAATGGGCATTTTACAAACACAAGCTTTATGTGTGCCGATGTAACATCTCCAGACTTGCTGATTGAAGAAGAATCTGTGGACTTGATATTCTCAAACTGGTTACTGATGTATCTGTCAGATAATGAG GTGGAAAGGCTGGCAGAAAGGATGGTGAAATGGTTAAAGGTTGGTGGATATATTTTCTTCAGAGAATCTTGTTTCCACCAGTCGGGAGACTCTAAGAGGAAAACCAACCCAACACATTACCGGGAACCAAGGTTCTATACTAAG GTTTTTAAAGAGTGCCACACCTTCAATGGCGTAGGAAATTCCTTTGAACTCTCTCTCATTACTTTCAAGTGCATTAGGGCTTATGTAAGGaacaagaaaaatcaaaatcaa ATCTGTTGGTTATGGCAAAAGGTCAGATCCACTGATGACAGGGGATTCCAGCGCTTCTTGGATAATGTGCAGTACAAGAGCAGTGGAATTTTACGATATGAGCGTGTCTTTGGAGAAGGTTTTGTAAGCACTGGAGGAATcg AGACTACGAAGGAATTTGTGGCAAAGCTGGCACTTAATCCTGGACAGAAAGTCCTTGATGTGGGATGTGGCATTGGGGGAGGCGACTTTTATATGGCTGAGAACTTGGATGTGGATGTGGTTGGGATTGATCTTTCAATAAATATGATCTCCTTTGCTCTTGAACGTGCCATTGGGCGCAAGTGCTCAATTGAGTTTGAGGTTGCTGACTGCACCAAGAAAACTTATCCAGATAATACATTTGATGTGATCTACAGCCGCGACACTATCCTTCACATACAA GACAAACCTATGTTGTTCAGAAGTTTCTTTAAGTGGTTAAAACCAGGAGGAAAGATTCTTATTACTGATTACTGCAAGAGTTCTGGGACACCATCAGAGGCATTTGCGGAGTATATCAAGCAAAGAGGATATGATCTTCATGATGTAGAGGCTTATGGCCAG ATGCTTAAAGATGCTGGTTTTTACGAGGCTGTTGCAGAAGATCGAACAGATCAG TTTCTAGAAGTTCTTCAGAGGGAATTGGATGCTGTTGAGAAGGATAAGGATGCTTTCGTGCAAGAATTTTCAAAG GAAGACTACGATGAAATTGTTAGTGGTTGGAAAGCAAAGCTGAAGAGAAGTTCGTTTGGTGAGCAGAGGTGGGGCCTGTTCATGGCTAAAAAGAAATGA